The window CCGGCAAGACCGAAGTGATTGCGCAACTGGCCAACGGCTTAGACCTGGAAGGCCATGCCAACCACCGTGGGTCCAGTTTTGGCCAGCGCGTCAGTGGCCAGCCCACGCAGATCGACTTTGAGAACCGGCTGGCCATCGACGTGCTCAAGAAGCGCGCAGGAGGCCACGAGACCTTCGTGCTGGAAGATGAAGGGCGCCACGTGGGCAGTTGCTCGGTGCCGCTGGAACTGCGCCAGCGGCTGGAGCAGGTGCCTATCGTCTGCCTCGAAGATCCTTTCGATGCTCGACTGGAGCGCATTTTGCGGGACTACGTGCGGCAGCAATGTGCGGATTTTGTGGCCGTCCACGGCGAGGCGACGGGAGCTGACCTGTTTGCCGCCCGGCTGCTCGACAGCCTGGGCAAGCTCGCCAAGCGCCTGGGGGGTGACCGCTACCAGGCGTTGCGCGCGTCGATGCAGGAAGCGCTGGCGCGGCAACGCAGTCATGGAGACCTGTCGCTGCACCGGGACTGGATCGCGGCACTGATGCGCGACTACTACGACCCGATGTATGCCTACCAGCGGCAAAGCCGGGCGGACCGCATAGTGTTCCAGGGCGATCGGCGCGCGGTGCTCGAATTTCTGCGTGTGCCATTCGCCTCGCCCTGTTAGCAGTTGGGGGCGGTCATCCGAGGGGCGAGCTCCGGCGCATCGTCGTTCAGGGCGCTGGTGCGCACGGTTCTCCCTGTCCAAACGACAACCTGCCGCCCCGAATCCATGGTGACAACCGTCAGGGTGCGGCGTCGATCTCGCGCACCAGCCGCATGCCGACCAGTGTGTAGCGGGTCTCCGGGCTGTTCCAGTTGCGGTAACCGCAGCGAGCGTACAGCGCCCAGGTGTGCCACGAGCCGCCCCGGCGCACGCGCAC of the Acidovorax sp. 107 genome contains:
- the mnmH gene encoding tRNA 2-selenouridine(34) synthase MnmH produces the protein MPTNLTDYRHIFLNDVPMMDVRAPVEFGQGAFPGVANLPLMDDGERQQVGTCYKHKGQEAAIALGHQLVSGTIKLQRIEAWAQFARAHPQGVLYCFRGGLRSQIVQQWLLNEAGIDYPRVVGGYKAMRGFLIGTTQAAAAQCGFVVLSGLTGTGKTEVIAQLANGLDLEGHANHRGSSFGQRVSGQPTQIDFENRLAIDVLKKRAGGHETFVLEDEGRHVGSCSVPLELRQRLEQVPIVCLEDPFDARLERILRDYVRQQCADFVAVHGEATGADLFAARLLDSLGKLAKRLGGDRYQALRASMQEALARQRSHGDLSLHRDWIAALMRDYYDPMYAYQRQSRADRIVFQGDRRAVLEFLRVPFASPC